One genomic segment of Cellulophaga sp. HaHaR_3_176 includes these proteins:
- the hemB gene encoding porphobilinogen synthase, producing MFPLIRNRRLRKNEVIRSLIRETIISPNDFLVPLFVVEGKGIKEEIASMPNYYRLSLDNLEKEAKELWKMGLRSVLLFVKVPDNLKDNKGKEVVNPKGLMQRAIKTVKNACPGMVVMTDVAFDPYSIYGHDGIVENGQILNDETTELLAEMSVSHAEAGADFVAPSDMMDGRIMTIREALEDEGFIDTGIMSYSAKYASAFYGPFRDALDSAPVDQDNIPKDKKTYQMDYSNRFEAIRETNMDIDEGADIVMVKPGLCYLDIVREIKNEVDVPVAVYQVSGEYAMVKAAAEKGWVDHDAVVMEQLTAIKRAGASVIASYFAKDVVRILG from the coding sequence ATGTTCCCATTGATAAGAAACAGAAGACTCCGTAAAAATGAAGTTATTCGTAGCTTAATTAGAGAAACAATTATTTCTCCTAATGATTTTTTAGTACCTCTTTTTGTTGTAGAAGGAAAAGGTATAAAAGAAGAAATAGCTTCTATGCCTAATTATTACAGGCTGAGTTTAGATAATTTAGAAAAAGAAGCTAAAGAGCTTTGGAAAATGGGGCTACGCTCTGTTTTGCTATTTGTAAAGGTACCTGATAACTTAAAAGACAATAAAGGCAAAGAAGTAGTTAACCCAAAAGGCTTAATGCAACGCGCTATTAAGACAGTTAAGAATGCTTGCCCAGGTATGGTTGTTATGACAGATGTAGCATTTGATCCTTATTCTATTTATGGCCATGATGGTATTGTTGAAAACGGACAAATACTTAATGATGAAACTACTGAGCTTTTAGCTGAAATGAGTGTTTCTCATGCTGAAGCTGGCGCTGATTTTGTTGCACCAAGCGATATGATGGATGGCCGTATTATGACCATCAGAGAAGCATTAGAAGATGAAGGTTTTATTGATACTGGCATAATGAGTTACAGTGCAAAATATGCTAGTGCTTTTTATGGTCCCTTTCGCGATGCTTTGGACTCTGCTCCTGTAGATCAGGATAATATACCGAAAGACAAGAAAACTTATCAGATGGATTATTCTAATAGATTTGAAGCTATTAGAGAAACTAATATGGATATTGATGAAGGCGCCGATATTGTTATGGTGAAACCTGGTTTATGCTATTTAGATATTGTTCGCGAAATAAAAAACGAAGTAGATGTACCCGTTGCAGTATATCAAGTAAGTGGAGAATATGCTATGGTTAAAGCAGCTGCTGAAAAAGGATGGGTTGACCATGACGCCGTAGTTATGGAGCAACTTACAGCAATAAAAAGAGCTGGAGCAAGTGTTATTGCAAGTTATTTTGCTAAAGACGTTGTTCGAATTTTAGGCTAA
- a CDS encoding CNNM domain-containing protein, translated as MGLLIFYALISIFFSFLCSILEAVLLSISPTFVNVKKKEGKTYAATLEELKNDVDKPLIAILTINTVAHTVGAILVGVQAKVAYAEMYGTNQQTILGISFSEDLMVGVVSTVMTILILIASEIIPKTIGATYWRQLANFTAKTLKIMVLGLKWTGLLWILQLFTKLVGGKGHHGSVLSREDFTAMTDIAHEEGVFQKSESTIIKNLLKFDQVLVKDIMTPRAVVKIASDKKTILEFFKENPKLHFSRIPIYSDKVDNITGFVLKDIILEEIINKNGETPLSEIKRELLITNRNTPIPQLFDTLISKREQIALVVDEYGSVSGLVTMEDVIETLLGLEIMDESDNIADLQVLARKNWENRAKESGVIEQKPK; from the coding sequence ATGGGTCTTCTTATTTTTTACGCTCTTATATCAATCTTCTTCTCTTTTTTATGCTCCATTCTTGAAGCTGTTCTTTTGAGTATTTCTCCAACTTTTGTGAATGTGAAGAAAAAAGAAGGAAAAACATACGCTGCAACACTCGAAGAGTTAAAAAATGATGTAGACAAACCTTTAATTGCCATACTTACTATTAATACTGTTGCGCATACTGTTGGTGCTATTTTGGTTGGTGTACAGGCAAAAGTAGCCTATGCTGAAATGTATGGTACAAATCAACAAACAATTTTAGGCATTAGTTTTTCTGAAGATTTAATGGTGGGTGTAGTATCTACAGTAATGACAATTTTAATTTTGATTGCTTCTGAAATTATACCTAAAACTATTGGTGCTACGTATTGGAGACAATTGGCAAATTTTACAGCTAAGACACTGAAAATTATGGTTCTTGGTTTAAAATGGACCGGATTACTTTGGATTTTACAACTTTTTACAAAATTAGTTGGAGGAAAAGGACACCATGGGAGTGTTTTAAGTAGAGAAGATTTTACTGCTATGACTGATATTGCACATGAAGAAGGTGTTTTTCAAAAATCAGAATCTACTATCATTAAAAATTTACTAAAGTTTGACCAGGTATTGGTTAAAGATATTATGACGCCTAGAGCTGTTGTAAAAATAGCCTCTGATAAAAAAACAATTTTAGAGTTTTTTAAAGAAAACCCTAAACTACATTTTTCGAGAATTCCAATTTATAGTGATAAAGTAGATAATATCACTGGATTTGTACTTAAAGATATTATTCTTGAAGAGATTATAAATAAAAATGGCGAAACTCCGCTATCTGAAATAAAAAGAGAACTTTTAATCACAAATAGAAATACTCCAATACCTCAACTTTTTGACACCCTAATTTCAAAAAGAGAACAAATTGCTTTAGTTGTTGATGAATATGGTTCTGTTAGCGGTTTAGTTACTATGGAAGATGTTATTGAAACCCTATTAGGGCTTGAAATAATGGACGAAAGTGATAATATTGCTGACTTACAAGTATTAGCTCGTAAAAACTGGGAAAACAGAGCCAAAGAAAGTGGTGTAATTGAACAAAAGCCTAAGTAA
- a CDS encoding ABC transporter ATP-binding protein, whose amino-acid sequence MLSIQNLNKTYPNGTKALNNVNLEIEKGMFGLLGPNGAGKSTLMRTISTLQLADSGIINFDGIDVFNQPEELRKVLGYLPQDFGVYPKVSAEMMLNHIAKIKGILNANDRKAYVADLLNKVNLYKFRKRNLGDYSGGMRQRFGIAQALIGNPKLIIVDEPTAGLDPLERNRFHNLLSELGEEAVVILSTHIVDDVVNLCANMAIFNQGSVNIQGHPLELANSLNDKVYRKKIDKSEVEHYQSEYMVLSSYLRSGNMNVNVFSDSHPGDGFEIINNDLEDFYFYSINQSETL is encoded by the coding sequence ATGCTTTCCATTCAAAATTTAAATAAAACGTATCCAAATGGTACAAAGGCTTTAAATAATGTGAATCTAGAAATAGAAAAAGGCATGTTCGGTCTTCTTGGGCCTAATGGCGCTGGAAAATCAACACTAATGAGAACTATTTCAACGCTTCAGTTAGCAGACAGTGGCATTATTAATTTCGATGGAATAGATGTTTTTAATCAACCAGAAGAGTTAAGAAAAGTGTTAGGGTATTTACCACAAGATTTTGGTGTTTATCCAAAAGTTTCTGCAGAGATGATGTTAAATCATATCGCAAAAATTAAAGGTATTCTTAATGCTAATGACCGTAAGGCATATGTTGCTGATCTTTTAAATAAAGTAAACCTATATAAATTCAGAAAAAGAAATTTAGGTGATTATTCTGGCGGTATGCGTCAACGTTTTGGTATAGCCCAAGCCCTTATTGGTAACCCGAAATTAATTATTGTTGATGAGCCTACAGCTGGTTTAGATCCTTTAGAACGTAATAGATTTCATAATTTATTGAGCGAGTTAGGTGAGGAAGCGGTCGTGATTTTGTCAACTCATATTGTTGATGATGTCGTTAATTTATGTGCCAATATGGCTATTTTTAATCAAGGTTCTGTAAATATACAAGGCCACCCGTTAGAGTTAGCCAATTCACTTAATGACAAAGTATATCGTAAAAAAATTGATAAAAGCGAGGTAGAGCATTACCAGTCTGAATATATGGTTTTGTCTAGTTATTTAAGAAGCGGTAATATGAATGTTAATGTTTTCAGTGATTCACACCCAGGTGATGGTTTTGAAATTATAAATAATGATTTAGAAGATTTCTATTTCTATAGTATCAACCAATCTGAAACGTTGTAA
- a CDS encoding EI24 domain-containing protein codes for MFKNILLGIKSYSGTFKLMKELKLWKYFFIPMVISLLTATLISITAWKLSSSFGSFIATLWTWDFGKETFASISTLFSALIILVIGFILYKHIVMALSAPFMSPVSEKIEAHLTGVENHEHKKTSFKDQLWRGIRINVRNLGKELLYTVPLLLLKLIPVINIFSAIVLFLLQAYYAGFGSMDYTLERHFNFKDSIEFVRKNKGIAIGNGIIFMLFLFIPFIGIILVLPLSVTAASIKTIGIIQNKQLEEKTIEA; via the coding sequence ATGTTTAAAAATATTCTATTAGGTATAAAATCATATTCTGGCACTTTTAAGCTAATGAAAGAGCTTAAACTATGGAAATATTTTTTTATACCGATGGTTATTAGTTTACTAACAGCCACCCTAATAAGCATAACAGCATGGAAATTATCTAGTAGTTTTGGTAGTTTTATAGCAACATTATGGACTTGGGATTTTGGCAAAGAAACATTTGCCTCAATATCTACTTTATTTAGTGCCTTAATAATACTTGTTATTGGCTTTATTCTATACAAACACATTGTAATGGCGTTATCAGCGCCATTTATGAGTCCTGTATCAGAAAAAATTGAAGCTCATTTAACAGGGGTAGAAAATCATGAGCACAAAAAAACATCCTTCAAAGATCAGCTCTGGCGAGGCATACGGATAAATGTTCGAAATTTAGGTAAAGAACTTTTATACACAGTCCCTTTACTATTACTTAAGTTAATACCTGTTATAAATATATTTTCAGCAATTGTTTTATTTCTTTTACAAGCTTATTATGCTGGGTTTGGTAGTATGGATTATACATTAGAAAGGCATTTTAACTTTAAAGATAGTATTGAGTTTGTTCGAAAAAATAAAGGCATCGCTATTGGTAATGGAATAATTTTTATGTTATTTTTATTCATACCATTTATAGGTATAATTTTAGTTTTACCGCTATCAGTTACAGCAGCATCAATTAAAACAATTGGTATAATACAAAATAAGCAATTAGAAGAAAAAACTATAGAAGCGTAG
- a CDS encoding M1 family aminopeptidase, which translates to MKEIFLFELKYRLRRPVTYIYIFAMFIIPLLISLFMTESVTAQFVNSPNSIRGVLGGLSTICLFFYASIMGVAVYRDEDHNTAQTYFTFPITEKDYIIGRFFGSFTILILINIGAVLGTMVGFGIGAIWNRPEFGTYTDFNFWSYFLPFLYFMMINAFFIGSLFFSLMTFFKKMSILYLGGIVILILTILSGQLLSNLDYDWLSIYVDPFGELTNEYLTKYFSIDELNTNQLSLTGKFAINRLLWLGLGVLIFLITLFKFSYDSFLNTSKQKSVKEDKGKYIQSTTSSTVSQVFNSNSQLKNLLSLSKIEFLSIVKETVFVVLIIIGVIVASLITYFNTQLQGTPSLPLTRYMVSNISGGLSILSTIILIIYSGEAVHRTRKNKTFEFYDALPVSDFTLYFSKIISLVGVAFVLTLLNILIGILYQTFNGYFNYDLGMYVIGNFTVAFPSYIIVLLFSFFIHVLLNNKFLAHFVVAIFYLGLPILLGLAFKSSNPLLILGRTVDGFVSDLNGFGHYIKGTFWMNLYWILFALIFAVIGKIFWNRGFQASTKERFELAKKRFVGKTIAYTLFSILAFASVGAYSYYNLKVLNKLEDGDYSEKLAADAEKKYGKYIDKPHIQVLDLKAFIDIFPEDRSVNARGEFKVANKFDVPLDTLLMEVKFPIYDTRISKVVYNGIELKPFLSDDDYRMYIYKLPHTLQPKDTADLVIETEVKTHGFTVDRETQVLDNGSFFTDAIFPSFHYERALSENGVRKKYNLEELDFLNAPRTDSLALKKNLFNEDGDYITFEATVSTKKGQTALAPGVLQKKWEENGRDYFHYKLKGKSDYFFSFVSAEYDIERATWIAESGKKVNIEIYHSAKHKRNLEHFIKGVKVALDYNSKNYFEYPYSVIRVIEFPAHTNFAQSFATTIPYSEDFGFVADFSKIESYNYAFRVTSHEVAHQWWGHIVTPSKTTGGNIISETLAEYASLMTMKQEYGENGIKAFLKNSLDSYLRSRQYSFKPERSLMDIETGRYILYEKGSMIMYDLQDVIGESIVNNGLRNFLEEFKYNEKGYYATSEDLYKAIYAVTPDSLKYKVNDGFKEIVLYENRVLDAKTKKLENNKWETTFKLNSKKIYYDNKGKEKNVDEATNLVDIGLFGEDIINDDGIAIKNPFYFKLKWLKPGDNTFTIVTDEKPLKAGIDPYNKLIDRNSDDNLKPVEE; encoded by the coding sequence ATGAAAGAAATATTCTTATTTGAACTAAAGTATAGGTTAAGAAGGCCTGTGACATACATTTACATTTTTGCAATGTTTATTATTCCATTGCTAATATCGCTTTTCATGACAGAGTCAGTAACAGCACAATTTGTTAACAGTCCAAACTCTATTAGAGGTGTTTTGGGTGGCCTGTCTACAATTTGCCTGTTTTTTTATGCGTCAATTATGGGTGTTGCAGTTTATAGAGATGAAGACCATAATACAGCACAAACATATTTTACATTTCCGATTACCGAAAAAGATTATATTATAGGACGTTTTTTTGGCAGTTTTACCATTTTAATTTTGATCAATATAGGTGCTGTACTAGGTACTATGGTAGGATTTGGAATTGGTGCAATTTGGAACAGACCTGAGTTTGGTACTTATACGGATTTTAATTTTTGGTCTTACTTTCTTCCGTTCTTATATTTTATGATGATAAACGCTTTTTTTATAGGTAGTTTATTTTTTAGTTTGATGACATTTTTCAAGAAAATGTCAATTTTGTATCTAGGCGGAATCGTTATTCTAATTCTTACAATTTTATCGGGTCAGCTTCTATCAAATTTAGATTATGATTGGTTAAGTATTTATGTTGATCCATTTGGAGAATTAACTAATGAATATTTAACAAAGTATTTTTCAATTGATGAGTTAAACACAAACCAACTTTCATTAACGGGTAAGTTTGCAATAAATAGGTTGCTATGGTTGGGTTTAGGAGTGCTAATTTTTTTAATTACACTTTTTAAATTTTCATATGATAGTTTTTTAAATACATCTAAACAGAAGAGTGTAAAAGAAGATAAAGGAAAATACATTCAATCAACAACAAGCTCTACAGTATCTCAAGTTTTTAATTCAAATTCACAATTAAAAAATCTTTTATCCTTAAGTAAAATAGAGTTTTTATCAATAGTTAAAGAAACTGTTTTTGTGGTTTTAATTATTATTGGTGTAATAGTAGCAAGTTTAATTACTTATTTTAATACGCAACTGCAGGGTACTCCTTCTTTACCTTTAACACGGTACATGGTTAGCAATATATCAGGTGGTTTATCTATATTATCGACTATTATTTTAATTATATATTCTGGCGAAGCAGTACATAGGACAAGAAAAAACAAAACATTCGAATTTTATGATGCATTACCTGTAAGCGATTTTACATTATATTTTTCTAAAATCATTTCTTTAGTTGGTGTTGCATTTGTTTTAACACTATTAAATATCTTGATCGGTATATTATATCAAACATTTAATGGCTATTTTAATTATGATTTAGGAATGTATGTGATTGGTAACTTTACAGTGGCTTTTCCGAGTTATATAATTGTACTACTTTTTTCATTTTTCATTCATGTTTTACTTAATAATAAATTTTTAGCTCACTTTGTTGTGGCTATCTTTTATTTGGGTTTACCGATATTATTAGGGTTAGCATTTAAAAGTTCAAATCCACTTTTAATTTTAGGCCGAACAGTTGATGGTTTTGTAAGTGATTTAAATGGTTTTGGTCATTATATAAAAGGCACATTTTGGATGAATCTCTATTGGATATTGTTTGCTTTAATATTTGCAGTAATTGGCAAGATTTTTTGGAACCGTGGTTTTCAGGCTTCAACTAAAGAACGTTTTGAATTAGCAAAAAAACGTTTTGTAGGAAAAACAATTGCATATACATTATTTTCAATTTTGGCATTTGCCTCTGTAGGAGCTTACAGTTATTATAATTTAAAAGTTTTAAACAAATTAGAAGATGGTGATTATAGTGAAAAACTTGCGGCAGATGCAGAAAAAAAATATGGAAAATATATTGATAAACCTCACATTCAAGTTTTAGATTTAAAAGCTTTCATTGATATTTTTCCAGAAGATAGAAGCGTAAATGCAAGAGGAGAATTTAAGGTTGCTAATAAGTTTGATGTGCCTTTAGATACGTTATTAATGGAAGTTAAATTTCCAATTTATGATACTAGAATTTCGAAAGTAGTTTATAACGGTATAGAGCTAAAGCCATTTTTGTCAGACGACGACTATCGAATGTATATATATAAATTACCTCATACATTACAACCTAAAGATACTGCAGACTTGGTAATAGAAACTGAAGTTAAAACCCATGGTTTTACGGTAGATAGAGAAACTCAAGTTTTAGATAATGGATCATTTTTTACAGATGCAATCTTTCCATCTTTTCATTACGAGCGAGCTTTAAGTGAAAACGGTGTCCGAAAAAAATATAATTTAGAAGAGTTGGATTTTTTAAATGCACCTCGAACAGATAGTTTGGCGCTTAAAAAGAATCTTTTTAATGAAGATGGAGACTATATAACTTTTGAAGCTACTGTAAGTACTAAAAAAGGACAAACGGCTTTAGCACCAGGTGTTTTACAAAAAAAATGGGAAGAAAATGGACGTGATTATTTTCATTATAAGTTAAAGGGAAAAAGTGATTATTTTTTCAGTTTTGTTTCTGCCGAATATGATATTGAAAGAGCTACTTGGATAGCTGAAAGTGGGAAGAAAGTTAATATTGAAATTTACCATTCTGCAAAGCATAAAAGAAACCTTGAACATTTTATAAAAGGAGTTAAAGTAGCATTAGATTATAATTCTAAAAATTATTTTGAATACCCTTATTCTGTAATTAGAGTTATTGAATTTCCTGCACATACAAATTTTGCACAATCTTTCGCTACTACAATTCCATATTCTGAAGATTTTGGTTTTGTTGCTGATTTTTCAAAGATTGAAAGTTATAATTATGCATTTAGGGTAACTTCTCATGAAGTTGCACATCAATGGTGGGGTCATATTGTAACACCAAGTAAAACAACGGGCGGAAATATTATATCTGAAACCTTAGCGGAATATGCATCTTTAATGACCATGAAACAGGAGTATGGTGAAAACGGGATTAAAGCATTCTTAAAAAACTCTTTGGATTCATATCTGAGAAGTAGACAGTATAGTTTTAAACCAGAACGCTCGTTAATGGATATAGAAACTGGTCGGTATATTTTGTATGAAAAAGGTTCAATGATTATGTATGACTTACAAGATGTAATTGGAGAAAGTATTGTTAATAATGGACTCCGAAATTTTTTAGAAGAATTTAAGTATAACGAAAAAGGTTACTATGCAACATCTGAAGATTTATATAAAGCAATATATGCAGTTACTCCAGACTCATTAAAATACAAAGTTAATGATGGTTTTAAAGAAATTGTACTTTACGAAAACAGAGTCTTAGATGCAAAAACCAAAAAGTTAGAGAATAATAAATGGGAAACAACATTTAAGCTAAACTCTAAAAAAATATATTACGATAATAAAGGCAAAGAGAAAAATGTAGATGAAGCAACTAATTTGGTTGATATTGGCTTATTTGGCGAAGACATCATTAATGACGATGGTATTGCTATCAAAAACCCTTTTTATTTTAAATTAAAGTGGCTTAAACCAGGTGATAATACATTTACTATTGTAACAGATGAAAAGCCTTTAAAAGCGGGAATAGATCCTTACAATAAGCTAATAGATCGTAACTCTGATGATAACTTAAAACCAGTTGAAGAATAA
- a CDS encoding methylated-DNA--[protein]-cysteine S-methyltransferase, translating into MEETVFINTPLGVAKIIGDENGLSVFSVLESNEEITTVIPEVLEDAVYQIREYFEGTRQTFDLELNPEGTDFQKKVWNALSDIPFGKTTSYLQLSKNLGDVKAIRAVASANGRNPLWIIVPCHRVIGSDGSLTGYAGGLHRKQWLLEHESPYKQASLF; encoded by the coding sequence ATGGAAGAAACTGTTTTCATAAACACACCCTTAGGTGTCGCAAAAATTATAGGCGATGAAAATGGTCTTTCAGTATTTTCTGTTTTAGAAAGTAATGAAGAAATTACGACTGTAATTCCTGAAGTTTTAGAAGATGCTGTATATCAGATTAGAGAATATTTTGAAGGAACGAGACAAACGTTTGATTTAGAGCTAAACCCTGAAGGAACTGATTTCCAGAAAAAGGTTTGGAATGCTTTATCAGACATTCCATTTGGGAAAACCACATCATATTTACAGCTATCAAAAAACTTAGGCGATGTTAAAGCAATACGAGCTGTTGCATCTGCAAACGGAAGAAATCCACTTTGGATTATCGTGCCTTGCCATCGTGTAATTGGCAGCGACGGTTCATTAACAGGTTATGCCGGTGGTTTGCATCGCAAACAATGGCTTTTAGAGCACGAAAGCCCATACAAGCAAGCTTCCTTATTTTAA
- a CDS encoding RluA family pseudouridine synthase, translating into MLVSGNKFQTLENSLPFNLSKSEEPDALLNPLPVHRLDYPTTGLLIIGKTASCVIALKHMFEYKQIQKKYIAVTQGKMMSEGIINTPIDDKESISEYKLLISLKSDRYNFLNLIELNPKTGRRHQLRKHLASIGTPIFGDIDYGIEDLIAKGNGLYLHASKLQFTHPVTQKKIILEAELPKKFKRLFGESLTK; encoded by the coding sequence TTGTTGGTTAGTGGTAACAAGTTTCAAACTTTAGAAAATTCATTACCTTTTAATTTATCGAAAAGTGAAGAACCTGATGCTTTACTTAATCCTTTACCAGTTCACAGATTAGATTACCCCACCACGGGCTTATTAATTATAGGAAAAACAGCTAGTTGCGTTATCGCATTAAAGCATATGTTTGAGTATAAACAAATACAAAAAAAATATATTGCTGTTACACAAGGTAAAATGATGTCTGAAGGAATAATAAACACACCAATTGATGATAAAGAATCCATCTCAGAATATAAGCTATTAATAAGCTTAAAATCTGATCGGTATAATTTTTTAAACTTAATAGAATTAAACCCTAAGACAGGAAGAAGACACCAATTAAGAAAACACTTAGCTAGTATAGGAACACCAATTTTTGGTGATATTGATTATGGGATTGAAGACTTAATTGCTAAAGGAAACGGCTTATACCTTCATGCTAGTAAATTACAATTTACACACCCAGTTACCCAAAAAAAAATAATATTAGAAGCTGAGTTACCCAAAAAATTTAAACGCTTATTTGGTGAATCACTCACTAAATAA
- a CDS encoding GNAT family N-acetyltransferase has product MLDNESFTIEGISKKDGWRICNFAVSNSDRLKRYFPTTLESNLTPALSEIFVTQKVKQYENKIEFLFTLKEKEDRSIIGLIYLKKIDWNKKTGELAYCIGYQYEGKGITTKTVQYISDWAFNEMHLNTLEIIAHKTNLGSVVVAKNCGYKWSKTLLKEHTPPNEEPLDMELYELYHER; this is encoded by the coding sequence ATGCTCGATAACGAATCATTTACAATTGAAGGCATTTCGAAAAAAGATGGCTGGCGTATTTGCAATTTTGCAGTGTCAAATTCAGATCGATTAAAACGTTATTTTCCAACAACACTTGAATCAAACTTAACACCTGCACTTTCAGAGATTTTTGTCACTCAAAAAGTGAAGCAATATGAAAATAAAATTGAGTTTCTATTTACTTTAAAAGAAAAAGAAGACAGATCTATAATTGGCCTTATATATTTAAAAAAAATAGATTGGAATAAAAAAACTGGAGAACTAGCGTATTGTATAGGTTATCAATATGAAGGAAAAGGCATTACAACAAAAACCGTTCAGTATATTTCTGATTGGGCTTTTAATGAAATGCACCTTAACACGTTAGAAATTATAGCTCACAAAACTAATTTAGGCAGTGTTGTTGTTGCTAAAAATTGTGGCTACAAATGGTCAAAAACATTATTAAAAGAACATACTCCACCTAATGAAGAACCTCTAGATATGGAGCTTTATGAATTATATCATGAAAGATAA
- the hemF gene encoding oxygen-dependent coproporphyrinogen oxidase, with amino-acid sequence MKDKFYAYIQKLQDTITAKLEEVDGEAKFKEDIWKRPEGGGGRTRVIENGAVFEKGGVNISGVHGALPESMQNYFGVKDADFFACGLSLVLHPKNPMVPTVHANWRYFEMYDKEGNIVDQWFGGGQDLTPYYLFDDDAIHFHSICKKACDLHSSEFHKTYKKKCDTYFWNAHRNEARGLGGLFFDYCKATNEMKMQDWYNFVTEVGNSFLEAYVPIVEKRKVIEFTTEQKKWQEIRRGRYVEFNLVHDKGTLFGLKTNGRIESILMSLPPQVQWVYDHHPKEGSEEEKLIKVLETPKDWV; translated from the coding sequence ATGAAAGATAAATTTTACGCATACATTCAAAAATTACAAGACACTATTACAGCTAAATTAGAAGAAGTTGATGGTGAAGCTAAATTTAAAGAAGATATTTGGAAACGACCTGAAGGTGGTGGAGGAAGAACTCGTGTTATAGAAAACGGGGCTGTTTTTGAAAAAGGTGGCGTAAATATCTCTGGTGTTCATGGAGCACTACCTGAAAGTATGCAAAATTACTTTGGCGTAAAAGATGCTGATTTTTTTGCATGTGGATTGAGCTTAGTACTACACCCTAAAAATCCAATGGTACCAACAGTTCATGCCAATTGGAGATATTTTGAAATGTATGATAAAGAAGGAAACATTGTAGATCAATGGTTTGGCGGAGGACAAGATTTAACTCCTTATTATTTATTTGATGATGATGCTATACATTTTCACTCAATATGTAAAAAAGCGTGTGATTTACATAGTTCAGAATTTCATAAAACATATAAGAAAAAATGTGACACGTATTTTTGGAATGCACACCGTAATGAAGCTCGTGGCTTAGGAGGACTCTTTTTTGACTACTGCAAAGCCACTAACGAGATGAAAATGCAAGATTGGTACAATTTTGTTACAGAAGTAGGAAACAGCTTTTTAGAAGCCTATGTGCCAATTGTTGAAAAACGAAAAGTCATTGAGTTTACTACTGAACAAAAAAAATGGCAAGAAATTCGTCGTGGTCGTTATGTTGAGTTTAATTTAGTACATGATAAAGGAACTTTATTTGGCCTAAAAACTAACGGAAGGATTGAAAGTATTTTAATGAGTCTTCCTCCGCAAGTACAATGGGTATATGATCATCATCCAAAAGAAGGTAGTGAAGAAGAAAAACTAATTAAAGTCTTAGAGACACCTAAAGACTGGGTTTAA
- a CDS encoding YchJ family protein, translated as MNCPCGSNIKYTDCCKVAHDNITLVETAEQLMRSRYTAFTMANGDYLMNSHHQKTRPIKEKNSIENWAKSVNWIRLEILNKTKGFKSDTEGTVTFNAYYFENGNVEIIHEKSAFEKDNGNWMYVGLAN; from the coding sequence ATGAATTGCCCATGCGGATCGAATATAAAATATACCGATTGTTGTAAAGTAGCACACGATAACATAACATTAGTTGAAACTGCTGAGCAATTAATGCGTTCTAGATATACTGCATTTACAATGGCAAATGGTGATTATTTAATGAATAGTCATCACCAAAAAACTCGCCCTATAAAAGAGAAAAATAGTATTGAAAATTGGGCAAAATCCGTAAACTGGATTCGTTTAGAAATTTTAAATAAAACGAAAGGATTTAAAAGTGATACTGAAGGAACTGTAACTTTTAATGCGTATTATTTCGAAAATGGAAATGTGGAAATAATACACGAAAAATCTGCATTTGAAAAAGATAATGGTAATTGGATGTATGTTGGTTTAGCTAATTAA